One region of Gossypium raimondii isolate GPD5lz chromosome 6, ASM2569854v1, whole genome shotgun sequence genomic DNA includes:
- the LOC105774153 gene encoding berberine bridge enzyme-like 13, with the protein MAFSSTMILPLLLVLLSAFSATSKSVQENFMQCLDANSEHPIPISAFCSQTNSSFTSVLNSTAQNLRYLMPLVPKPEFIFIPVYESHAKSAVICAKRLAIHLRFRSGGHDYEGLSYASEIETPFILIDLNQLRSINVDVDDNSAWVQAGATVGEVYYRISEKSKTHGFPAGLCSSLGIGGHITGGAYGSMMRKYGLGADNVLDARIVDVNGEILDRAAMGEDLFWAIRGGGGASFGVILAWKIKLVAVPETVTVFTVPKTLEQGATKILYRWQQVADKLDDDLFIRVVIQVTKTSLKGKRTVTTAYNALYLGDAERLLQVMDQSFPELGLARKDCIETSWIKSVLYIAGFPSETPPEVLLEGKSLFKNYFKAKSDFVQQPIPETALEKLWEMLLEEESPLMIWNPYGGMMANISDSAIPFPHRKGNLFKIQYVTSWYEGSKDATRKHMDWIKGLYDYMSAYVPTSPRGAYVNYRDLDLGMNHNNASYTEASVWGAMYFKGNFRRLVKIKSKVDPGNFFRHEQSIPVVLDRA; encoded by the coding sequence ATGGCATTTTCTAGCACTATGATTCTTCCACTACTTCTAGTCCTGCTTTCAGCTTTCTCGGCAACTTCAAAGTCGGTTCAAGAAAACTTCATGCAATGCCTTGATGCCAATTCTGAGCATCCCATTCCCATCTCTGCTTTTTGCTCCCAAACCAACTCTTCATTTACTTCTGTCCTCAACTCCACTGCACAAAACCTCAGGTACTTGATGCCGTTAGTGCCAAAGCCCGAATTTATCTTCATACCTGTCTATGAGTCTCATGCCAAATCTGCTGTTATTTGTGCAAAAAGGCTTGCAATTCACCTAAGATTCCGCAGCGGAGGACATGACTATGAGGGCCTCTCATATGCATCTGAAATAGAGACACCTTTCATTTTGATAGATCTTAACCAGCTTCGGTCCATTAATGTCGATGTCGATGACAATAGTGCTTGGGTGCAAGCTGGTGCCACGGTGGGGGAAGTTTATTATAGAATCTCTGAGAAAAGCAAGACTCATGGCTTCCCTGCCGGTCTTTGCTCAAGCCTAGGCATTGGTGGACACATAACAGGAGGTGCATATGGTTCCATGATGAGAAAGTACGGTCTTGGTGCGGACAATGTCCTTGATGCTCGAATTGTTGATGTTAATGGCGAAATCCTCGACAGAGCAGCCATGGGCGAAGATCTGTTTTGGGCAATCAGAGGAGGTGGAGGAGCAAGCTTCGGTGTCATCCTCGCATGGAAGATAAAGCTGGTTGCTGTTCCAGAAACAGTAACTGTTTTCACAGTTCCGAAGACCTTGGAACAAGGTGCCACAAAGATCCTGTATAGATGGCAGCAAGTTGCAGATAAGCTGGATGATGATCTTTTCATCAGAGTCGTCATTCAAGTGACAAAAACAAGCCTAAAAGGCAAGAGAACAGTGACAACAGCCTACAATGCCCTGTACCTAGGAGATGCTGAGAGGCTCCTCCAAGTAATGGACCAAAGCTTCCCGGAGTTGGGTTTAGCGCGAAAAGACTGTATCGAAACAAGCTGGATAAAATCTGTGCTCTACATAGCTGGGTTCCCAAGTGAAACACCTCCAGAAGTACTGCTAGAAGGAAAGTCTTTATTCAAGAATTATTTCAAAGCCAAATCTGATTTTGTGCAACAACCTATCCCTGAAACCGCTCTTGAGAAGCTGTGGGAAATGTTGTTGGAAGAAGAGTCTCCGTTGATGATATGGAACCCTTACGGAGGAATGATGGCAAACATTTCGGATTCTGCAATTCCTTTCCCTCACAGAAAAGGTAACTTATTCAAAATCCAGTACGTGACCTCATGGTACGAGGGAAGCAAGGACGCCACCCGAAAGCACATGGATTGGATTAAGGGGCTGTATGATTACATGAGTGCTTATGTTCCCACATCTCCCAGGGGGGCATATGTCAATTACAGAGACCTTGATTTGGGAATGAACCACAACAACGCTAGCTACACCGAGGCTAGTGTTTGGGGCGCCATGTATTTCAAGGGCAATTTCCGAAgattggtaaaaataaaaagcaaagtTGATCCCGGCAATTTTTTCAGGCATGAGCAGAGCATTCCAGTTGTCCTGGACCGCgcttaa